One Cydia fagiglandana chromosome 11, ilCydFagi1.1, whole genome shotgun sequence genomic region harbors:
- the LOC134668932 gene encoding purine nucleoside phosphorylase isoform X1: protein MAPVNEKVLNGEEYVPPKKALPEVNSDNGNGNGNKASSYSYETLVETANFLLSRTSVRPHIGIICGSGLGAYWKEGSLAEHIEDPDSVDYEEIPNFPVSTVEGHHGRLVFGKISGVPVVAMQGRFHYYEGYPLWMCCLPVRVMKLLGVKTLIATNAAGGLNPNYKIGDLMIVKDHINMMGFAGNNPLHGPNDERFGPRFPPMSKAYNLEYRKIAKEVAKELNIENIVREGVYTCLGGPNFETVAELKMLQMVGVDTVGMSTVHEVIIARHCDMKVFGLSLVTNECVTSEDAADEANHDEVLDVGRMRQDILRKYVSKLVERFAAVDGLN from the exons ATGGCTCCAGTTAATGAAAAAGTGTTAAACGGCGAGGAATACGTTCCTCCGAAGAAAGCCCTGCCTGAAGTGAACTCTGATAATGGAAATGGCAATGGAAATAAGGCTAG CTCATATTCGTACGAGACCCTGGTTGAAACCGCCAACTTCCTTCTGTCCAGAACCTCTGTGCGGCCTCACATCGGGATCATCTGCGGGTCAGGGTTGGGTGCGTATTGGAAAGAGG GTTCATTAGCAGAACACATAGAAGACCCAGACAGTGTAGACTATGAAGAAATCCCCAACTTCCCCGTGAGCACGGTGGAGGGCCATCACGGCAGACTGGTGTTCGGCAAGATATCGGGCGTCCCAGTGGTCGCCATGCAAGGCAGATTCCACTATTATGAAGGCTACCCTCTTTGGATG TGTTGCCTACCGGTTCGCGTGATGAAGCTCCTGGGAGTAAAAACGTTAATCGCTACAAACGCAGCTGGCGGGCTGAACCCCAACTACAAAATCGGAGACCTCATGATTGTGAAGGACCACATCAACATGATGGGCTTCGCTGGAAACAATCCCCTCCACGGACCCAACGACGAGAGATTTGGACCTCGCTTCCCTCCGATGAGCAAGGCGTACAACTTGGAATATAGGAAAATAGCTAAAGAA GTAGCGAAGGAACTGAACATAGAAAACATCGTACGCGAAGGCGTATACACCTGTCTCGGAGGCCCCAACTTTGAAACTGTAGCAGAATTGAAAATGTTGCAAATGGTGGGAGTCGACACGGTCGGCATGTCAACAGTACATGAG GTAATCATCGCCCGCCACTGCGACATGAAAGTATTCGGCCTGTCGCTGGTGACCAACGAGTGCGTGACGAGCGAGGACGCAGCAGACGAAGCGAACCACGATGAGGTGCTCGATGTCGGCCGCATGCGGCAGGATATCCTACGCAAATACGTCTCAAAACTTGTTGAGCGTTTCGCCGCAGTAGATGGCTTAAATTGA
- the LOC134668932 gene encoding purine nucleoside phosphorylase isoform X2, with amino-acid sequence MAPVNEKVLNGEEYVPPKKALPEVNSDNGNGNGNKASSYSYETLVETANFLLSRTSVRPHIGIICGSGLGSLAEHIEDPDSVDYEEIPNFPVSTVEGHHGRLVFGKISGVPVVAMQGRFHYYEGYPLWMCCLPVRVMKLLGVKTLIATNAAGGLNPNYKIGDLMIVKDHINMMGFAGNNPLHGPNDERFGPRFPPMSKAYNLEYRKIAKEVAKELNIENIVREGVYTCLGGPNFETVAELKMLQMVGVDTVGMSTVHEVIIARHCDMKVFGLSLVTNECVTSEDAADEANHDEVLDVGRMRQDILRKYVSKLVERFAAVDGLN; translated from the exons ATGGCTCCAGTTAATGAAAAAGTGTTAAACGGCGAGGAATACGTTCCTCCGAAGAAAGCCCTGCCTGAAGTGAACTCTGATAATGGAAATGGCAATGGAAATAAGGCTAG CTCATATTCGTACGAGACCCTGGTTGAAACCGCCAACTTCCTTCTGTCCAGAACCTCTGTGCGGCCTCACATCGGGATCATCTGCGGGTCAGGGTTGG GTTCATTAGCAGAACACATAGAAGACCCAGACAGTGTAGACTATGAAGAAATCCCCAACTTCCCCGTGAGCACGGTGGAGGGCCATCACGGCAGACTGGTGTTCGGCAAGATATCGGGCGTCCCAGTGGTCGCCATGCAAGGCAGATTCCACTATTATGAAGGCTACCCTCTTTGGATG TGTTGCCTACCGGTTCGCGTGATGAAGCTCCTGGGAGTAAAAACGTTAATCGCTACAAACGCAGCTGGCGGGCTGAACCCCAACTACAAAATCGGAGACCTCATGATTGTGAAGGACCACATCAACATGATGGGCTTCGCTGGAAACAATCCCCTCCACGGACCCAACGACGAGAGATTTGGACCTCGCTTCCCTCCGATGAGCAAGGCGTACAACTTGGAATATAGGAAAATAGCTAAAGAA GTAGCGAAGGAACTGAACATAGAAAACATCGTACGCGAAGGCGTATACACCTGTCTCGGAGGCCCCAACTTTGAAACTGTAGCAGAATTGAAAATGTTGCAAATGGTGGGAGTCGACACGGTCGGCATGTCAACAGTACATGAG GTAATCATCGCCCGCCACTGCGACATGAAAGTATTCGGCCTGTCGCTGGTGACCAACGAGTGCGTGACGAGCGAGGACGCAGCAGACGAAGCGAACCACGATGAGGTGCTCGATGTCGGCCGCATGCGGCAGGATATCCTACGCAAATACGTCTCAAAACTTGTTGAGCGTTTCGCCGCAGTAGATGGCTTAAATTGA